A stretch of DNA from Microbacterium croceum:
CGCCTTGCCGGGGCCGAAGACCGGGATGCCATGGGCCCTCAGCGCGTCCGCGACGCCGGCGACCAGCGGAGCCTCGGGGCCGATCACGACGAGGTCGATCGCGTGGGTGTTCGCGAACGCGGTCACCGCACCGCCGTCGAGGGGGTCGAGCGTGACGGGTGTCGCATCCTGCGCCATGCCGGCGTTGCCGGGAGCGACGAAGATCTCGTGCTCCGTCTGCTCTGCCCGCAGGGAGAGGATGATCGCGTGCTCACGGGCACCGGAACCGAGGACGAGAATCTTCACAGGTCCAGACTACCGACGCTCGTGCGCGGGGTTTCGGTTCGTAACTCCTCAAGAAAGCGTGCCTGCGGGCCGTCTGGGCCGGATCCGGACGCAGAGCCTGCCGAATCTGAGGAGTTGTGAACGGGCGACGGCGTCCACAACTCAGGAAGATCGGGTCGGATGGGGGCCTGGAGGCGCGAAATCAGGCCGATGCCCACCGGTCCTCCTGAGTTACGGACGCCGCTGCGCCCAGACCGGGTGGAGCGCAGACCGCCGCTCCGCGCAGACCGGGTGTCGACCGGAGGCCGGCAGTCGGTTCAGACCGGCCGCTCGTCCTCGACGTTCCACGGCACCGTCCAGCCGGCGGCGTCGAACAGGCCGCTGAGCACCATGGCGGTGAAGCCCCACACGATCGTGCCGTCGACGTCGAACGCCGGCGCGCGGAAGGTCAGGTCGCCGTAGCGCCGTACCGAGGTGTAGCGGGTAGCGGGGTCGAGCAGTTGCGCGACCGGCACGCGGAAGACCTCCACGGTCTCGGCATGGTCCACCGCGGCGACGCGGGACGGCGTCTGCCACCAGCCGAGCACCGGGGTGACGCGGTGGTTGCTCGCGGCGAGCGGGATCTCGGGCAGAGTAGCCAGGACCTCGACGCCGGAGGGATCGAGTCCGGTCTCCTCCTGGGCCTCGCGGAGCGCGGTGGCCACGGCATCGGAATCGTCGGGCTCCGCGCGACCACCGGGGAACGAGACCTGACCGGGGTGCGACGAGAGGGTCTCCGCGCGTCGCTGCAGCAGCACGTCGAGGTCGCGGGCCACAGCGGCGTCTGCGGTCGGGGCGGGGATGCTGTCGAGCACACCGAACAGGATCAGCACCGCGGCGTCGTGCGCCGCGTCGGGGTCGGCGAGCTGCGGGAACGGTCCGCCCCAGGAGTGTGCGGCGACGCCGGCGAGCAGTTCGGCGCGTGCGCCTTCCGGATACTGCGTGCTCATGGCATGAGCCTAGACGCCGCCCGCCCGGCTGGGCCCGCTGGCGCGTCGAGGATAGGCTCGGCGGATGAGGCGATGGCAGGCTGCGGCGCTCGGTGCGCTGCTGGTGATCGGACTGAGCGGGTGCGCGGCGCCCGAGGTCGACCCGGATGCGGTGCAGGAGTGGCTGCAGCAACAGGAGGCCGTCGAGGTTCCTGGTGCGCTCGGGTCGATGAGCGGCCTGGCGTCCGAGGCCACCGATGCCATCGATGCTCACGGGATCGCGATCACCTTCGAGAAGCCGACGGCCGTCACGAAGATCGTGTTCTCCTGCGTCGGTCCGGAGAAGATGAGCGTCGATGTCACGATGAGCGCGCAGGAGTCTGAGACGGAACTGTCTCAGGGCATCCGCACGGAGGATCTCGTCTGCGCCGATAGCCCGCATACGATCGAGCAGGTGCAGGATGCTGCGACGAAGGTCCTGATCGATGGGCTCAGCGCCGATGGTCAGGGCGCCTGGTCGGCTGTCGTGGTCGGGGAGGACTGACGCATGGCGAAGAAGATCGACATCATCGATGGCCGTGCCGCTCTCGATGCGGTGCGCGCGGCGCAGGCCACCGACGGGAAGCCGGCGCGCACCGACCTGGCCACCGCGGTGCGGTACCTCCTGCAGCTGCTCGACGAGAAGGCTCCGGGCAACAGCGTCGAGGTGCGGGTTCCGCCGTTCGGTGCGGTGCAGGTCATCCAGGGTCCTCGGCACACGCGGGGCACTCCGCCGAACGTGGTCGAGATGGATGCTGCGACCTGGATCGCGGTGGCGACCGGGCAAGAGGCCTGGGACGACGTCGCGACCGCCGGGCGCATCCATGCATCGGGGACGCGCGCCGACCTCTCCGACGTCCTCCCGCTGCGGCCGTAGCGCACCGCGACCGGTTCCAGAGTCGCGACCGGTTCTAGAGTTGACGGATGGGCTATCTCGTCGACGACTCGCGCGATCGTATCGACCCGGATGCGGTCTGGGCCGCGCTGCGCGAGGCGTACTGGGGGAAGTGGCGCAGTCGAGAGGATGTCGAGACCCAGATCCGTGAGGCGTGGCGGGTCATCGGCGTGTACGACGAAGAGACCGGCGTGCAGGTCGGCTTCGCCCGTGCGGTGTCGGACGGCCTCGGTTTCGCGTATCTCGCCGACGTCATCGTGGCCGAGGGGCACCGGGGGAACGGCCTGGGCAAGCGGATCGTCCAGGCGATGATCGACGACGGTCCCGGAGCCCACTTCCGGTGGACGCTGTTCACGAGCGATGCGCACGGTCTGTACGAGCAGTTCGGCTTCGAGGCTCCCGACCGCACCGCACTGGTGCGTCCGGCGCCGGCGCTTCCGGTCCACCCGACGCAGGCGCCTGCCGACCGCTGACCCTGCTCAGCGTCGCGCGACCACCAACGGCACACCGGTCGTGGGGTGCGGGAAGACGTCGACGGACTGGCCGTACACCGCCTCGATCCGCTCCGCCGTGAGCACCTCCGCCGCCGTCCCTGAGGCCGCGACCCTGCCGCCCGCGAGCAGGGTGACCCGGTCGGCGTGGGCGAGAGCCGCGTTGAGGTCGTGCAGCACGATGGCCACGGCGGTCCCGGCATCCGCCTGCGCTCTGATCAGCCGCATGACGTCTTCGTGATGCTTGAGGTCGAGCGCCGCGGTCGGCTCGTCGAGCAGCAGGATGCCGGTGTCCTGCGCGAGCACGCGTGCCAGGGCGACGCGGGCGCGCTCGCCGCCGGACAGCGAGGTCACCGGACGCGACGCGAGGGGCGCGACCTCGGTCGCGGTCATCGCCGCGGCGACGAGCTCATCGTCCTGCGCGGCGGACTCGGTGCGGGCCCAGGGCGCACGGCCCATCCGCACGACCTGCTCGGCGGTGAACGGGAACGACACCGCGTTCTCCTGCAGCAGCACGGCGCGCGCGCGGGCGAGCGCCGGGGGGCGGATGCCGGCGATCGGCGCCTCGTCGAGGGTGACCGCTCCGGTCTGCGCGGCGACGTCGCCGGCGAGCACGCCGAAGAGCGTCGACTTGCCGGCGCCGTTCGGTCCGACCAGCGCATGGATCTCTCCCGCGCGGATGTCGATCGCGGCGTCGTCGAGGATGGCTCTCCCTCCGCCGACGCGCACCGTGAGCCCCGTGCCGCGCAGTCGCACGCTCATGCCCAGCCTCCCGAACGGCGCCGCGTGCGCACGAGCAGCCAGAGGAAGAAGGGACCGCCGACGAGTGAGGTGATCATGCCGATCGGCATGTCGGCCAGGGGGACAGCGGTGCGGGCGACGAGATCGGCGACCGCGATCAGCAGCGCTCCACCGAACGCCGAGGCGACCATCAGCGGCAGGTGCGCGGGGCCGATGATCATGCGCATCAGGTGCGGGACGACGAGGCCGGCGAAACCGATGATCCCGGCGAAGGCGACCGCCGCGCACACCAGGATCGCGACCGTCACGATCACGACCATGCGCAGCAGCTCCACGTTCACGCCGAGATGTCTGGCCGTGCGCTCGCCGAGGGCGAAGAGGTCGAGCTGCGGCGAGACGACCAGCGCGATCACGATGCCGATCGCGACGAGCGGAGCGACGAGGGCGACGTTCGACCACAGCGCGCCGTTGAGCGAGCCGAGCTGCCAGAACACGATCTGCTCGCGCGTGGAGGTCGTGCCGAGGAACGTGAGGAAGGCCATGCCGGCACCCGCGATCGCGTTGATGGCGATGCCGGTGAGCAGAAGCGTGACGACCTCGGTGCGTCCGCCCGATCGGCTGATGAAGTAGACCGCGAGCACCGCGATGAGACCGCCGAGGAACGCGAAGAGCGGCGTCGTCCACATCCCGAGCGACGCGATGCCGAACGTGATGCTGGCCGCGGCGCCCAGTGCGGCGCCGGAGGAGACGCCGACCACGCCGGCGTCCGCGAGCGGGTTGCCGAAGATCGCCTGCATGAGCACGCCCGAGACCGCGAGCGCGGCGCCGACCAGCAGGCCCAGCACCAACCGGGGGAGGCGCAGGTTGTAGATCACGCCGTAGTCGGTCGCCGATGAGGGAGCCCAGGCCGTGTCGATGCCGATGCCGCGCAGCAGCACCCCGATCAGATCGGTGGGTGAGAGCGAGTACTGGCCGCTCGTGATCGACACGACGCAGGTGATCGCGAGTGCCACGAGCAGCCCGCTCGTGACCAAGGTGAACCGCAGTGTGCGGTGCGTGGCGGGCGTGGAGGTGACGACCTCTCCGGTCATTTCTCGGACTCGGCTGTCGAGTGTCCTGGTGCGTACAGCGCGCGGGCGATCGCTCCGATCACCTCGGCGGACCGGGGCCCGAAGCTCAGGATCTCGCTGTCGGCCATGTCGATCACGCGGCGGTTGATGCCGGCGGGTGTCTCGGCGACGGCGGGCACGCGCTCGATCAGGCCGTCGATACCGCCGACCGACTCGAGCCCGTCGGTCATCATCACCAGCACGTCGGGACGAGCGGCGACGAGCGCCTCGGCGGTCATGGGCTTCATGCCCTCCCAGCCGATCTCGGCGGCGACATCCACTCCGCCGACGGCGTCGATGAGGGAGTCGGCGCCGGAGTCCTCGCCGAAGATGTAGTACACGTTCGCGCTGCCGCGCACGTAGAGGAACAGCATCCGTGCGCGGTCCTCTTCGTCGGCGGGGACGACGTCGGCGATCTCGGCGAGCGTCTCGTCGACCGCGGCGTCGAGTCGCGCGATGAGCGCCTCTCCGCGGCTGGGCACGCCGAGTGCCGTGGCGATCTCGGTCACGAGCTCGTCGGTGGTGTCGAGGCGGCGGTCGCTGGAGATCACGACGACGGTGATGCCGGCGTCACGCAGCTGCTGGCGGATCTCCTTCGGGCCGATCGTGGTGTCGGTGAGGATGACGGTCGGCGCGAGTTCCAGGATGGCCTCGGCGTTGAGCGTGTGCCCGGTCTTGGTGACGACGGGCAGGTCCTCGGTGCCGGCGAAGACGGTGGACGAGTCACGGCCCACGACCTGGTCGCCGAGCCCGAGGGCGAACACGGTCGAGGCGATGGTGCCGGAGATGTCGATCGGGAGGATGCGGTCGACGTCGGTGATCTCGATCTCGCGGCCTTCGCTGTCGGTCACGGTCACCGGCAGCACGGGAGCGGTGTCGTCGTCGACCGGCGTGATGGCATGGCTCGAGAGGCAGGCGGTCGAGGGGCCGGTATGCCCGCGGACATCGTCTACCAGGTCGAGGGAGGCGAGCGGGACGGATGCCTGCGGGCAGCTGTCTTCCCCGGCGGACGAAGGTGCTGCGGTCGCGCCCGGCTCCGCGCACGCGGTGAGACCGACGGCGAGAGCGGCGACGAAGAGGGCGGAGAGGACGCGGCGCATTAGGCAAGGCTATCCTAAAACTTGACGCACTCTCCTGTGCGCCCCTACGCTCGGGAAGGGCGGCTTGCTTAGCTAAGCCTAACCAAAATCAAACCTTCGCCCGACTGCATTGCGGCACCGCCGGCGCGCGTCCTCGGCCGCGTGCCCGGGGGCCGTGGAGAATCGTGAACGACACAGCCATCGCATCCCCAGGGAGCACTCGCCTACGCGTCCTGCTCGCTGCCCTCGTCTCCTTCCTCCTCATCGCCGCCGGCGCGGTGATCGCTCCGCCCGCACATGCGGCCGGAGGTACGGTCACCGCCGGCGTCACCTCCGCCAGCTCCTCGGGCGTGAGCGTGCAGGTGCAGGCCAGCGGCCTCCCCGACGTCGCCGGCGCGTATGCGGCGCTCATCGTGAAGGGCACGGAGGGCGGACTCACCGGTGCCGGTGGCTACGCCGCCTTCGCCATGCCGTTCCCGGCCGTCGCCGCAGGGGCGACCTCGTTCACGCTGACCGCGCCCGCCGGTTCGCTGGACCGCACGAAGGTGTACGAGGTGCTCGTCTGGAAGCAGCACTCGAACCCCGATGCCTCCACCATCTACGGTCGTGGCGACGTCGCGATCTCCTCGGGGCAGTGGGATGCCGTCTTCGGTGCGGAGACCACCGAGCCGGGCACCGACCCCGGAACCGAGCCTGGTACCGACCCGGGCACGGACCCCGGTACCGACCCGGGCACCGACCCCGGAACCGACCCTGGTACCGACCCGGGCACGGACCCCGGTACCGACCCGGGCACGGACCCCGGAACCGACCCGGGCACGGACCCCGGCACCGACCCGGGCACCGACCCTGGCACCGACCCGGGCACGGATCCGGAGCCGGCCGATGCGTCGATCTCGGTGTTCCTGGCGGATGGCGTGACGCCGGCTGCGGGTGTGGCGTTGAAGGCGGGCGACAAGGTCGTGGTGAAGGGGTCGGGGTATGACCCGACAGCGAATGTGGGTGGTCGGGGTGTTCCGATCCCGGCGAACCTTCCGCAGGGCACGTATGTGGTGTTCGGCAACTTCGCCGCGACGTGGCAGCCGTCCGCGGGGGCGGCGTCGTCTGCCCGGTCGGTGGGCGCGCAGGTGTGGGCGCTGTCGGAGGGCGTGCTGAACCAGGTGCCCTCGCAGTACCAGAACGCGATCCGTGCGCAGTGGGTGG
This window harbors:
- a CDS encoding NUDIX hydrolase; this encodes MSTQYPEGARAELLAGVAAHSWGGPFPQLADPDAAHDAAVLILFGVLDSIPAPTADAAVARDLDVLLQRRAETLSSHPGQVSFPGGRAEPDDSDAVATALREAQEETGLDPSGVEVLATLPEIPLAASNHRVTPVLGWWQTPSRVAAVDHAETVEVFRVPVAQLLDPATRYTSVRRYGDLTFRAPAFDVDGTIVWGFTAMVLSGLFDAAGWTVPWNVEDERPV
- a CDS encoding sterol carrier family protein; this encodes MAKKIDIIDGRAALDAVRAAQATDGKPARTDLATAVRYLLQLLDEKAPGNSVEVRVPPFGAVQVIQGPRHTRGTPPNVVEMDAATWIAVATGQEAWDDVATAGRIHASGTRADLSDVLPLRP
- a CDS encoding GNAT family N-acetyltransferase, coding for MGYLVDDSRDRIDPDAVWAALREAYWGKWRSREDVETQIREAWRVIGVYDEETGVQVGFARAVSDGLGFAYLADVIVAEGHRGNGLGKRIVQAMIDDGPGAHFRWTLFTSDAHGLYEQFGFEAPDRTALVRPAPALPVHPTQAPADR
- a CDS encoding heme ABC transporter ATP-binding protein, with the protein product MSVRLRGTGLTVRVGGGRAILDDAAIDIRAGEIHALVGPNGAGKSTLFGVLAGDVAAQTGAVTLDEAPIAGIRPPALARARAVLLQENAVSFPFTAEQVVRMGRAPWARTESAAQDDELVAAAMTATEVAPLASRPVTSLSGGERARVALARVLAQDTGILLLDEPTAALDLKHHEDVMRLIRAQADAGTAVAIVLHDLNAALAHADRVTLLAGGRVAASGTAAEVLTAERIEAVYGQSVDVFPHPTTGVPLVVARR
- a CDS encoding FecCD family ABC transporter permease, producing MTGEVVTSTPATHRTLRFTLVTSGLLVALAITCVVSITSGQYSLSPTDLIGVLLRGIGIDTAWAPSSATDYGVIYNLRLPRLVLGLLVGAALAVSGVLMQAIFGNPLADAGVVGVSSGAALGAAASITFGIASLGMWTTPLFAFLGGLIAVLAVYFISRSGGRTEVVTLLLTGIAINAIAGAGMAFLTFLGTTSTREQIVFWQLGSLNGALWSNVALVAPLVAIGIVIALVVSPQLDLFALGERTARHLGVNVELLRMVVIVTVAILVCAAVAFAGIIGFAGLVVPHLMRMIIGPAHLPLMVASAFGGALLIAVADLVARTAVPLADMPIGMITSLVGGPFFLWLLVRTRRRSGGWA
- a CDS encoding heme/hemin ABC transporter substrate-binding protein; the protein is MRRVLSALFVAALAVGLTACAEPGATAAPSSAGEDSCPQASVPLASLDLVDDVRGHTGPSTACLSSHAITPVDDDTAPVLPVTVTDSEGREIEITDVDRILPIDISGTIASTVFALGLGDQVVGRDSSTVFAGTEDLPVVTKTGHTLNAEAILELAPTVILTDTTIGPKEIRQQLRDAGITVVVISSDRRLDTTDELVTEIATALGVPSRGEALIARLDAAVDETLAEIADVVPADEEDRARMLFLYVRGSANVYYIFGEDSGADSLIDAVGGVDVAAEIGWEGMKPMTAEALVAARPDVLVMMTDGLESVGGIDGLIERVPAVAETPAGINRRVIDMADSEILSFGPRSAEVIGAIARALYAPGHSTAESEK